From the Euphorbia lathyris chromosome 6, ddEupLath1.1, whole genome shotgun sequence genome, one window contains:
- the LOC136232167 gene encoding flavonoid 3',5'-hydroxylase 2-like, which yields MQLLAISAFIFLIARLFIHSLIKKPLLPPGPKGWPLIGAIPLLGTMPHVTLSHLAKKYGPIIYLKMGTCNMVVASTPDAARAFLKTLDLNFSNRPPHAGSTHLAYNAQDMVFADYGPRWKLLRKLSNLHMLGAKALEDWANVRASEVGHMLRAMCDASDKSEAVVVPEMLTYAMANMIGQVILSRRVFVTKGAESNEFKDMVVELMTTAGYFNIGDFIPSIAWMDLQGIEKGMKKLHKKFDVLLTKMIEQHMSTSYQRKEKPDLLDVLMANTLNSDAEKLTVTNIKALLLNMFTAGTDTSSSVIEWALSEMLVNPSILKRAHDEMDRVIGRDRRLEESDIPKLEYLRAICKETLRKHPSTPLNLPRVSKEACEVNGYYIPKNTRLSVNIWAIGRDPNVWENPLEFKPERFMTEKYRKIEAKGNDFELIPFGAGRRICAGTRMGILIVEYILGTLVHSFDWKLPNGVDKLNMDETFGLALQKKVPLSAMVIPRLLPTAYASS from the exons ATGCAGCTGCTGGCTATTTCAGCCTTTATCTTTCTCATTGCTCGTCTATTCATTCATTCTCTTATTAAAAAACCTCTTCTTCCTCCAGGGCCCAAAGGATGGCCTCTCATAGGTGCTATTCCTCTTTTAGGGACAATGCCCCATGTCACATTATCCCATTTGGCCAAAAAGTATGGTCCTATTATCTACTTAAAAATGGGTACTTGTAATATGGTTGTAGCATCAACTCCTGATGCTGCTAGAGCTTTCCTCAAAACCCTTGATCTTAATTTCTCTAATCGCCCTCCACATGCTGGCTCTACTCATTTAGCCTACAATGCTCAAGATATGGTCTTTGCTGACTACGGGCCGAGATGGAAACTGTTGCGTAAACTAAGTAATCTTCATATGCTCGGCGCTAAAGCCCTCGAGGATTGGGCTAATGTTCGTGCCAGCGAGGTTGGTCACATGTTACGAGCTATGTGCGATGCTAGTGATAAGAGTGAGGCTGTTGTGGTGCCGGAGATGTTGACTTATGCGATGGCTAATATGATTGGTCAAGTCATACTTAGTCgtcgggtatttgttacgaaaGGGGCTGAGTCTAATGAGTTTAAAGACATGGTGGTGGAGCTTATGACAACTGCCGGGTATTTCAATATTGGAGATTTTATTCCATCCATTGCTTGGATGGATTTGCAAGGGATAGAGAAAGGGATGAAGAAGTTGCATAAGAAGTTTGATGTTTTGCTGACTAAAATGATAGAGCAACATATGTCCACTAGTTATCAGCGTAAGGAGAAACCAGACTTGCTTGATGTTCTTATGGCTAATACACTCAATTCTGACGCTGAAAAACTTACCGTTACCAACATTAAAGCTCTTCTCTTG AATATGTTCACTGCAGGCACAGATACGTCATCAAGCGTGATAGAATGGGCATTAAGTGAGATGTTGGTGAACCCTAGCATTCTAAAACGTGCTCATGATGAGATGGATAGAGTGATAGGCAGGGATCGCCGGCTGGAAGAATCAGACATACCAAAACTTGAATACTTGCGAGCAATATGCAAAGAAACCCTAAGAAAACATCCATCAACACCCTTAAACCTGCCTAGGGTTTCAAAAGAAGCATGTGAAGTGAATGGTTACTATATTCCAAAGAATACAAGACTGAGTGTGAACATCTGGGCAATAGGAAGAGATCCTAACGTGTGGGAAAATCCATTAGAGTTTAAACCAGAAAGATTTATGACAGAAAAGTATAGGAAAATAGAGGCAAAAGGAAATGATTTTGAGTTGATTCCATTTGGGGCAGGAAGGAGAATTTGTGCTGGAACTAGGATGGGGATTTTGATAGTGGAGTACATTTTAGGCACTCTTGTGCACTCTTTTGATTGGAAATTGCCAAATGGAGTTGATAAACTTAACATGGATGAAACTTTTGGGCTTGCCTTGCAAAAGAAAGTGCCCCTTTCTGCTATGGTTATCCCTAGGCTCCTACCAACTGCATACGCATCTTCTTGA